A genomic region of [Eubacterium] eligens ATCC 27750 contains the following coding sequences:
- a CDS encoding FliH/SctL family protein gives MSNLLKKDTIINNDERVIDYNELIRKKMQSIMKSRNNEMDADGFISGLHADIVEELISDDNTADSRTDDSSEGEHQAAASLENINAEAEKIIEDARLQAEQIIADANKNAAAAFEEAKQNGYYEGNAAAQEEADKKQEQLEAEYNNRKKELEQEYNDLKEKVEPQLVEVITDVFRKVTGVVAEDNQQIILHLINDVMHNADGSRDYVIKVSPEDYKFLVNNQGKIYCAMSREVNIDIVEDTGLERNQCMIETNTGIFNCSLDIELNNLIKNIKLLSCV, from the coding sequence TTGTCTAATCTGTTAAAAAAAGACACTATAATTAATAATGATGAGAGAGTTATTGATTATAATGAGCTTATCAGGAAAAAGATGCAGTCTATAATGAAGTCCAGAAATAATGAAATGGATGCAGATGGTTTTATTAGTGGTCTGCATGCTGATATTGTAGAAGAACTTATATCGGATGATAATACAGCAGATTCACGTACAGATGATTCATCAGAGGGAGAACATCAGGCTGCCGCATCATTGGAAAATATTAATGCAGAAGCTGAAAAAATAATAGAAGATGCAAGACTTCAGGCTGAACAGATAATAGCAGATGCCAATAAAAATGCGGCTGCTGCATTTGAAGAGGCTAAACAGAATGGCTACTATGAGGGTAATGCGGCTGCACAGGAAGAGGCAGACAAAAAGCAGGAACAGCTTGAAGCAGAATATAATAACAGGAAGAAAGAGCTGGAGCAGGAATATAATGATCTTAAAGAAAAGGTAGAGCCACAGCTTGTTGAAGTTATTACTGATGTGTTCAGGAAAGTAACGGGAGTTGTTGCAGAAGATAATCAGCAGATTATTTTGCATCTTATCAATGATGTTATGCATAATGCTGATGGAAGCAGGGATTATGTAATAAAAGTATCTCCTGAAGATTATAAGTTCCTGGTTAATAATCAGGGAAAGATATATTGTGCTATGTCAAGAGAGGTTAATATTGATATAGTTGAGGATACCGGACTTGAAAGAAATCAGTGCATGATAGAAACAAATACTGGAATATTTAATTGCAGTCTGGATATTGAACTTAACAATCTTATAAAAAATATAAAGCTGTTAAGCTGTGTGTAG
- the fliI gene encoding flagellar protein export ATPase FliI, translated as MLAINKNKYLSLTEKSFYKKLGKVTKIVGLTIESVGPDAKLNDLCRIYSADNSQELYAEVVGFNDSSVLLMPFDVVDGIGPGCVVENMEKPLTVKVGDGILGHTLDGLGNPTDGSELELTDEYPVEAAPPDPMDREIISQVLPLGVKAVDGLLTVGKGQRIGIFAGSGVGKSTLLGMFARNTKADINVIALIGERGREVREFVERDLGPEGMARSVLVVATSDKPALIRNKAAKTATAIAEYFRDQGKDVLLMMDSLTRFSMAQREIGLASGEPPVTRGYPPSVYSEMPKLLERAGMSDKGSITGLYTVLVDGDDFNEPITDTARSILDGHIVLSRKLGQKNHYPAIDVLQSISRCMSQIVDRQHKQMAGRMKNVMATYNEAEDLINIGAYKSGSNKNIDYAIYKIDTVNKFLMQQTDEKFDYDDEISQLSDIFADYEAFENGTLQLKR; from the coding sequence ATGCTGGCAATTAATAAAAATAAATATTTATCATTGACAGAAAAATCCTTCTATAAAAAGTTGGGAAAAGTAACTAAGATTGTAGGACTTACTATAGAATCTGTCGGACCAGATGCAAAACTTAATGATTTATGCAGGATTTATTCTGCAGATAACAGTCAGGAATTATATGCGGAGGTTGTAGGATTCAATGATTCAAGTGTATTGCTGATGCCGTTTGATGTTGTAGATGGAATCGGCCCGGGATGTGTAGTTGAAAATATGGAAAAACCACTGACAGTTAAGGTTGGGGATGGAATATTGGGACATACACTGGACGGACTTGGTAATCCTACAGATGGCTCAGAACTTGAATTGACAGATGAGTATCCTGTTGAAGCTGCTCCACCTGATCCTATGGACAGGGAGATAATAAGCCAGGTCCTTCCATTGGGAGTTAAGGCGGTAGATGGACTGCTTACAGTTGGAAAAGGACAGAGAATTGGTATATTTGCAGGAAGTGGTGTAGGAAAGAGTACGCTTCTTGGTATGTTTGCAAGAAATACGAAAGCTGATATTAATGTTATTGCTCTTATAGGAGAGCGTGGCAGAGAGGTCAGGGAATTCGTGGAAAGAGATCTGGGACCAGAAGGAATGGCAAGGAGTGTTCTGGTTGTTGCTACTTCAGACAAGCCTGCACTTATAAGAAATAAGGCGGCAAAGACAGCAACGGCTATTGCAGAATATTTCAGGGATCAGGGCAAAGATGTACTTCTGATGATGGATTCACTTACAAGATTTTCCATGGCGCAAAGAGAAATTGGGCTTGCTTCAGGGGAACCTCCGGTTACAAGAGGATATCCGCCCAGCGTATATAGTGAAATGCCTAAGCTGCTTGAGAGAGCGGGAATGTCAGATAAGGGCTCAATAACAGGATTGTATACCGTTCTTGTTGATGGTGATGATTTTAATGAGCCTATAACTGATACAGCCAGAAGTATTCTGGATGGACATATTGTATTGTCACGAAAGCTGGGACAAAAAAATCACTATCCTGCTATTGATGTGTTACAAAGCATATCAAGATGTATGAGTCAGATTGTTGACAGGCAGCATAAACAGATGGCGGGACGAATGAAGAATGTTATGGCAACTTATAATGAGGCGGAAGATCTTATTAATATTGGCGCTTATAAGAGTGGTTCCAATAAAAATATAGATTATGCCATTTATAAGATTGATACTGTTAATAAATTTCTTATGCAGCAGACTGATGAAAAATTTGATTATGATGATGAAATATCACAGTTATCAGATATATTTGCAGATTATGAAGCATTTGAAAATGGAACTCTTCAGCTTAAGAGGTAA
- the fliJ gene encoding flagellar export protein FliJ: MAKFLYSMQNVLNIKERLETQAKTEFAEMNNRLSIEQDTMRRLVKRMNMYEQLAKDSATQSIDIAEMRRCNEAIKIIKNQITQQAVRIRIAERNVDNAMKKLTEAVQDRKIHEKLKEKAFDEFKLELNAQEVKEIDETVSFNYNNKDE; the protein is encoded by the coding sequence ATGGCTAAATTTTTGTACAGTATGCAGAATGTCCTTAATATTAAAGAACGACTGGAGACGCAGGCTAAAACAGAATTTGCAGAAATGAATAACCGTTTATCAATAGAACAGGATACAATGCGGCGTCTTGTTAAGAGAATGAATATGTATGAGCAGCTTGCAAAGGATTCTGCAACACAAAGCATTGATATTGCCGAAATGCGAAGATGCAATGAGGCTATTAAGATAATAAAAAACCAGATAACACAGCAGGCTGTAAGAATAAGGATTGCGGAAAGAAATGTTGATAATGCAATGAAAAAACTTACAGAGGCTGTTCAGGACAGAAAAATTCATGAGAAGCTGAAGGAAAAGGCGTTTGACGAGTTTAAGCTTGAGTTAAATGCACAGGAAGTGAAAGAGATAGATGAGACAGTAAGTTTTAACTATAATAACAAAGATGAGTAA
- a CDS encoding MotE family protein: MAKKKDVNVDELDEDSGKSGKLISVLVAILIIIIWLVIFALLIKMNVGGVGSMLRPYLKNVPVISKILPDPTDEEIKEETGNQYKNLSEAIDRIKELEAELKQYTDSDNASSETIAELQAEIARLKVFEDNAQYYQELKDKFDREVVYTDNAPDISNYKTWYESIDAENAAKLYEQVIKDLEYSKKVKEWAETYSKMDAANAAAILEEMTGDTNLVSDILLSMTSKQRAAILAEMDPVYAAKLTVIMYPGKG; this comes from the coding sequence ATGGCTAAGAAAAAAGATGTTAATGTTGATGAACTTGATGAAGATTCAGGGAAGAGTGGCAAGCTTATAAGCGTACTTGTTGCAATTCTTATAATTATAATATGGCTTGTTATATTTGCACTGCTTATCAAAATGAATGTTGGCGGTGTTGGAAGTATGTTAAGACCGTATCTTAAGAATGTTCCTGTTATCAGTAAGATTCTGCCGGATCCTACTGATGAAGAGATTAAGGAAGAAACCGGTAACCAGTACAAGAATCTTTCTGAAGCGATAGACAGAATAAAGGAGCTGGAAGCAGAGCTTAAACAGTATACTGATTCTGACAATGCTTCATCGGAGACTATTGCAGAGCTGCAAGCAGAAATAGCACGCCTTAAGGTGTTTGAAGATAATGCACAGTATTATCAGGAGTTAAAGGATAAGTTCGACAGGGAGGTTGTATATACTGATAATGCTCCGGATATATCTAATTATAAAACATGGTATGAAAGCATTGATGCTGAAAATGCTGCCAAGCTATATGAACAGGTTATAAAAGATCTTGAATATTCGAAGAAGGTTAAAGAGTGGGCAGAGACATATTCGAAGATGGATGCAGCGAATGCGGCAGCAATTTTAGAGGAAATGACCGGAGATACAAATTTGGTATCAGATATTCTTTTGAGTATGACATCTAAGCAGAGAGCTGCTATTCTTGCCGAGATGGATCCTGTATATGCGGCAAAGCTTACTGTAATTATGTATCCTGGCAAAGGTTAA
- a CDS encoding flagellar hook-length control protein FliK — MVSSVISGISQKSVSAVGSISGRQNSQDSYGTDFSKVMSASLQNAGQGEKDSFGVSGDSVTETTAAKQNNNVAKQDKITTENKSDAVEASNEGKLKEDISKAVSDIKDKIKEAMDVSDEDIENAMEQLGIGIADLLNPQSVTDLVVTLSGNSDSLEFLTDASAVAALEDILNAVKEITQNLTETYNVDITSVKDIVKDLDMTFDKNTVDYQDDRKSDDNLTADTAESITDVIAEKTAVKGDNAATDEKKNDSDTHLQDKSNGSIERIASDMTQSIQKAFGEVVSETSGVNEVDIVRQVVEQIKVTATQQLSSIEVMLNPENLGKVHVAVTAKEGIVTAQLTAQNEQVKAALENQLTALKEQFNNQGIKVEAVEITVQSHGFESEQNLEGNNSNQAQQEKKSHRKIDLSSLEELDESDMTSEEIRAKDAIVNGNSSVEYSA, encoded by the coding sequence ATGGTAAGTTCAGTTATTTCGGGAATTTCACAGAAAAGTGTGAGTGCAGTTGGTTCTATATCGGGCAGACAGAATTCACAGGATTCTTATGGGACGGATTTTTCTAAGGTTATGAGTGCATCATTGCAGAATGCAGGCCAGGGGGAAAAGGATTCCTTTGGAGTATCAGGCGATAGTGTGACAGAAACTACAGCTGCCAAGCAGAATAATAATGTTGCCAAGCAGGATAAAATAACTACTGAAAATAAATCTGATGCTGTGGAAGCTTCTAATGAAGGTAAGCTTAAAGAAGATATATCAAAGGCGGTTTCTGATATTAAGGATAAGATTAAAGAAGCTATGGATGTTTCTGATGAAGATATCGAAAATGCAATGGAGCAGTTAGGAATTGGTATTGCTGATCTGCTTAATCCACAGAGTGTTACAGACCTTGTGGTTACATTAAGTGGTAACAGCGATTCATTAGAATTTCTTACAGATGCTTCAGCAGTTGCTGCTCTTGAAGATATTCTGAATGCTGTTAAAGAGATTACACAGAATCTTACAGAAACTTATAATGTTGACATTACATCTGTTAAAGATATTGTCAAAGATCTGGACATGACTTTTGATAAGAATACTGTTGACTATCAGGATGACAGGAAGAGTGATGATAATCTGACTGCAGATACTGCGGAAAGCATAACTGATGTGATTGCAGAAAAGACTGCAGTTAAAGGTGATAATGCAGCTACGGATGAAAAAAAGAATGATTCTGATACACATTTGCAGGATAAGAGCAATGGCAGTATCGAAAGAATAGCATCTGATATGACGCAGAGTATTCAGAAGGCTTTTGGTGAAGTTGTGAGTGAGACATCCGGAGTTAATGAGGTTGATATTGTAAGACAGGTTGTTGAACAGATTAAGGTTACAGCAACTCAACAGCTTTCAAGCATTGAAGTTATGCTTAATCCGGAGAATCTTGGAAAAGTGCATGTTGCAGTTACTGCAAAAGAGGGAATTGTTACAGCACAGCTTACGGCACAGAATGAGCAGGTTAAGGCTGCACTTGAAAATCAGTTGACAGCACTTAAGGAACAGTTTAACAATCAGGGCATCAAGGTAGAAGCAGTTGAGATTACAGTACAGAGTCATGGCTTTGAATCTGAACAGAATCTTGAAGGCAACAATTCTAATCAGGCACAGCAGGAAAAGAAATCTCACAGAAAAATTGATTTAAGCAGTCTTGAGGAACTTGATGAATCTGATATGACTTCAGAGGAAATAAGGGCTAAGGATGCTATTGTTAATGGCAACAGCAGTGTTGAATATTCAGCATAA
- a CDS encoding flagellar hook assembly protein FlgD, whose protein sequence is MASTIGAWSYVKNDGSLSTKDDVNTNISSTGKNNSSGNKTTLDVNEFLQLMVAEMQNQDPLEPTDNSDYMAQLATFTQVEATKEMNTNTLQGMASDLVGKQVIMTTNQNSDGFIGGTVDYWESINGTVYLGIGGKLYDISDLDTVMDKSYYDKWSGKTDTKTDTKTDTKTDADSKTDTGNTKTEE, encoded by the coding sequence ATGGCTAGTACGATAGGTGCATGGTCTTATGTTAAGAACGATGGTTCATTGTCTACAAAGGATGATGTTAATACTAATATAAGTTCAACAGGTAAGAATAATAGTTCGGGCAATAAGACAACTCTGGATGTTAATGAGTTTTTACAACTTATGGTTGCTGAAATGCAGAATCAGGATCCACTCGAACCAACAGATAATTCAGACTATATGGCTCAGCTTGCTACATTTACACAGGTAGAGGCAACCAAAGAAATGAATACCAATACTTTGCAGGGAATGGCGTCTGATCTTGTTGGAAAACAGGTTATTATGACAACCAATCAGAATAGTGATGGATTCATCGGAGGAACAGTAGATTACTGGGAATCTATTAATGGAACTGTATATCTTGGAATTGGCGGAAAGCTTTATGATATATCAGATCTTGATACAGTTATGGATAAGTCATACTATGATAAATGGAGTGGAAAGACAGATACAAAGACAGATACAAAGACAGATACAAAGACAGATGCAGATAGTAAAACTGATACAGGTAATACTAAGACAGAGGAGTAA
- a CDS encoding TIGR02530 family flagellar biosynthesis protein, whose amino-acid sequence MMNNMINGNITSIEQMTDYIGRNDSLNNVSKTYEGKTFADIYKQKRSIEEVISDSDIDASKKLKFSKHAGERLNERDIQLSDEQMTRLEEGTEKAISKGIKESLVIIDDLSFIVNTKNRTVITAMDQNNNNDNIYTNIDGAVII is encoded by the coding sequence ATGATGAATAATATGATTAATGGAAACATTACTTCTATTGAACAAATGACTGATTATATTGGCAGGAATGATTCCTTAAACAATGTAAGCAAGACTTATGAGGGAAAAACATTTGCTGATATATATAAACAGAAACGTTCAATTGAAGAGGTTATTTCTGATAGTGATATTGATGCATCAAAGAAATTGAAATTCTCAAAGCATGCAGGCGAAAGGCTGAATGAAAGAGATATTCAGTTATCGGATGAACAGATGACAAGGCTTGAGGAAGGAACCGAAAAAGCAATTTCGAAAGGAATCAAAGAATCTCTCGTTATAATTGATGATCTTTCTTTTATAGTTAATACAAAGAACAGGACCGTTATTACAGCGATGGATCAGAATAACAACAATGATAATATCTACACTAATATTGATGGAGCGGTTATTATATAG
- a CDS encoding flagellar hook protein FlgE — protein MMRSMYSAVSGLKAHQTRMDVIGNNIANVNTVAFKSQSMTFSEVFYQTTQTASGPNAESGKGGTNAKQIGLGSSVGSISTSISTEGASERTDNAFDLKIGGSAFFIVNSAGNTFFTRAGNFKVDESGALVTSAGANVMGWQVDETGKAVKDVVSKLYVNSPEFAYTSPQRTSAVNFTGNINASSKDTITTTLNFYDSLGNSFQATVNLDYAGVQGDNTQYTMTCVGVSKNGNPTDLTFTASGPLSFNTLTGLADQSNANIQLTFSNDATLAQTNENIDIRTIGESETSPVLTLSGSGLTMYADKTSIKGNLGIDEVGKGKAVGKMTSVGIDNSGYIVASYSNGDTKNIGQIAVATFSNPEGLQKEGENLYSATLNSGSFDGIGEDVTTSDGSISSGVLEMSNVDLSSEFTNMITTQRGYQANSRIITVSDTLLEELINLKR, from the coding sequence ATGATGAGATCAATGTACTCTGCTGTGTCAGGTCTTAAGGCACATCAGACGAGAATGGATGTTATTGGTAACAATATCGCCAATGTTAATACTGTGGCATTTAAGTCGCAGTCTATGACTTTTTCAGAGGTTTTTTATCAGACAACACAGACCGCTTCAGGACCTAATGCTGAATCAGGTAAGGGTGGTACTAATGCAAAACAGATCGGACTTGGTTCATCTGTAGGTTCTATATCAACATCAATCTCAACAGAGGGTGCATCTGAGAGAACTGATAATGCATTTGATTTAAAGATAGGCGGAAGTGCTTTCTTTATTGTAAATAGTGCAGGCAATACTTTCTTTACAAGAGCTGGTAATTTTAAGGTTGATGAATCAGGCGCTCTTGTAACATCAGCTGGTGCTAATGTTATGGGATGGCAGGTAGATGAGACAGGTAAGGCTGTTAAGGATGTTGTTTCAAAACTTTATGTGAACAGTCCGGAATTTGCGTATACATCTCCTCAAAGGACATCTGCTGTTAATTTTACTGGTAATATTAATGCAAGTTCTAAGGATACTATTACAACAACTCTTAATTTTTATGATAGTCTTGGCAATTCTTTCCAGGCTACTGTTAATTTGGATTATGCCGGTGTACAGGGAGATAATACACAGTACACTATGACATGTGTAGGGGTTTCTAAGAATGGCAATCCTACAGATCTTACATTTACAGCATCCGGACCATTATCATTTAATACACTTACAGGTCTTGCAGATCAGTCTAATGCTAATATACAGCTTACATTTTCTAATGATGCGACTTTGGCACAGACTAACGAAAATATTGATATCAGAACTATTGGAGAGAGCGAGACAAGCCCTGTACTTACACTTAGCGGTTCAGGACTTACAATGTATGCTGATAAGACATCAATTAAGGGTAATCTTGGAATAGATGAGGTTGGAAAAGGTAAGGCTGTCGGTAAAATGACATCAGTTGGCATTGATAATTCTGGATATATTGTTGCCAGCTACAGCAATGGAGATACTAAGAATATAGGTCAGATAGCAGTTGCTACTTTCTCTAACCCGGAAGGTCTGCAGAAAGAAGGAGAAAATCTTTACTCTGCAACACTTAATTCAGGTTCATTTGATGGTATTGGTGAAGATGTTACAACATCAGACGGCAGTATTTCATCAGGCGTACTTGAAATGTCAAATGTTGACCTTTCATCAGAATTTACTAATATGATTACAACTCAGAGAGGATATCAGGCTAATTCGAGAATTATAACTGTTTCAGACACACTGTTAGAGGAACTTATTAATCTTAAGAGATAA
- a CDS encoding flagellar FlbD family protein → MIEVTRLNGKDFVLNAELIEVMEETPDTVITLTTGHKYVVKESLDEILDKIFTYKKNIIGNIHVVKTEAE, encoded by the coding sequence ATGATTGAAGTAACGAGACTTAATGGGAAGGATTTTGTTCTTAACGCAGAATTAATTGAAGTTATGGAGGAAACTCCGGATACTGTTATTACTCTTACAACAGGACATAAGTATGTCGTTAAAGAAAGTCTTGATGAAATACTTGACAAGATATTTACATATAAAAAGAATATAATCGGCAATATACATGTCGTTAAGACAGAAGCTGAATGA
- a CDS encoding motility protein A gives MDLATLLGIIIGFGMVVLGIITSTTNPTLKGIMDTFVDIPSIAVTIGGSLAGMLTSYTFKTFIGHLKGFSIAMKDPKLDNGQVISKIIELSNTARKEGLLALEEVAQGLDDEFMKKGILLIVDGTEPELVRGILETELVNLDTRHKSTIGFFDNWAALAPAWGMIGTLLGLVNMLKNLSDSASIGPNMAVALLTTLYGSLIANWLCVPISNKLKLQNNDEYQLREIIIEGLLSIQAGENPRVIEEKLKSFLSPSARTALSEQGGGEG, from the coding sequence ATGGATTTAGCTACACTATTGGGAATAATTATTGGCTTTGGCATGGTTGTACTGGGAATTATAACGAGTACGACCAATCCTACACTGAAAGGAATTATGGATACTTTTGTTGATATCCCGTCGATAGCGGTTACTATTGGTGGTTCTTTGGCGGGTATGCTGACATCGTATACATTTAAGACATTTATCGGACATCTTAAGGGATTCAGCATTGCAATGAAAGATCCTAAGCTTGATAATGGACAGGTAATATCTAAGATTATTGAGCTTTCTAACACAGCCAGAAAAGAAGGCCTTCTGGCACTTGAAGAGGTTGCTCAGGGACTTGACGATGAGTTTATGAAGAAGGGAATTCTTCTTATAGTTGATGGTACTGAGCCTGAACTGGTAAGAGGTATTCTTGAAACAGAACTGGTTAATCTGGATACAAGACATAAGAGTACAATTGGTTTCTTTGATAACTGGGCGGCACTTGCTCCTGCATGGGGAATGATTGGTACACTTTTAGGACTTGTTAATATGTTAAAGAACTTATCTGATTCAGCGTCAATCGGACCTAATATGGCGGTAGCACTTCTTACTACGCTTTATGGTTCGTTGATTGCTAACTGGCTCTGTGTTCCTATATCTAATAAGCTTAAGCTACAGAATAATGATGAGTATCAGCTTAGAGAGATTATTATTGAGGGGCTTCTTTCTATTCAGGCAGGAGAGAATCCAAGAGTTATAGAGGAAAAGCTTAAGTCATTCCTTTCACCATCTGCCAGAACAGCGTTATCTGAGCAAGGAGGAGGTGAAGGCTGA
- a CDS encoding OmpA/MotB family protein: MAKQRTEDAPPAALWKDTFSDLMNLLLCFFVLLFAMSTVDSQKFEEIAASLSSSFSVLPQGGSALSKEGILVSSGASQLNDLSTFYNNMGLNNDGNMSQDIQNAYDEIEKEGLEQSESMAQEIKDKLTASGVADQIEVTAYSKYVMLNVNGGILFDSGKAELTPQALTLLDKVADALIEYDDNVITIEGHTDNVPINTSRYPNNMMLSLYRAYSVFDFFVSDKGFSDKTMSSSGRGDAVPIADNGTPEGRAQNRRVEIKVYNAINS; this comes from the coding sequence ATGGCAAAACAGCGTACAGAGGATGCACCACCAGCGGCTCTCTGGAAAGATACATTTTCAGATCTTATGAACCTGCTTTTGTGTTTCTTCGTTTTATTGTTTGCAATGTCAACAGTTGATTCGCAGAAGTTTGAAGAGATTGCAGCTTCACTTTCATCAAGCTTTAGTGTTCTTCCACAGGGTGGTTCAGCCTTATCTAAGGAAGGTATTCTTGTAAGTAGTGGTGCAAGCCAGCTTAATGATTTAAGCACTTTTTATAATAATATGGGACTGAATAATGATGGTAATATGTCACAGGATATTCAGAATGCCTATGATGAAATTGAGAAAGAAGGTCTTGAACAGTCAGAAAGTATGGCTCAAGAGATTAAAGATAAGCTTACTGCAAGCGGTGTGGCAGACCAGATAGAAGTTACAGCATACAGCAAGTATGTTATGCTTAATGTTAATGGTGGAATTTTATTTGATTCCGGTAAAGCTGAATTAACACCACAGGCACTTACATTGCTTGATAAAGTGGCAGATGCACTTATAGAGTATGATGATAATGTAATTACTATAGAAGGTCATACGGATAATGTGCCAATTAATACATCGCGTTATCCTAATAATATGATGCTTTCTTTATACAGAGCATATAGTGTTTTTGATTTCTTTGTTTCTGACAAGGGCTTTTCAGATAAAACAATGTCATCTTCCGGCAGAGGAGATGCAGTTCCTATTGCAGACAATGGAACTCCGGAAGGCAGAGCGCAGAACAGAAGAGTTGAAATAAAAGTGTATAATGCAATTAACAGTTAA
- the fliM gene encoding flagellar motor switch protein FliM translates to MGEVLSQSEIDNLLKALSSGELDVDEMKNTEEKQVKNYDFARPSKFSKEHLRTLEIIFEHFGRLLATNLPAYLRKSVSVDVVNSEVVIYSEFSNALSNPVLLGVVGMQPLSGNIIMEMASNLGFAIVDRLLGGAGNSLDKERDFSEIELSILERIFTVCVNLMQEPWENVVKVNPRLERIETNSQFAQIISPSETIAIVTINLKIGDVEGLVNICLPFATLEPVMDKLNTKYWFSNMQEKDTNTYEDAIETVIDKAMIPVKAVLGTSKISVSDFANLQIGDIIRIDKKVDQELEVFVGNIKKFKALPGYYEDKYAVRVTEVIRKESE, encoded by the coding sequence ATGGGAGAGGTTCTTTCACAGAGTGAAATTGATAACCTCTTGAAAGCTCTCAGCAGCGGAGAATTAGATGTTGATGAAATGAAGAATACAGAAGAAAAGCAGGTCAAGAATTATGATTTTGCAAGACCTTCTAAGTTTTCTAAAGAACATTTAAGAACTCTTGAGATTATATTTGAACATTTTGGCAGACTTCTGGCAACGAATCTTCCTGCTTACCTCAGAAAATCGGTGAGTGTTGATGTCGTTAACTCAGAAGTTGTTATATATTCAGAATTTTCTAATGCACTTTCTAATCCTGTATTGCTTGGAGTTGTAGGAATGCAGCCGTTGTCAGGCAATATAATTATGGAAATGGCTTCAAATCTTGGATTTGCCATTGTTGACAGATTGCTTGGTGGTGCAGGTAATTCGCTTGATAAAGAAAGAGATTTTTCAGAAATAGAGCTTTCTATACTGGAAAGAATATTTACAGTCTGCGTTAATCTTATGCAGGAACCATGGGAGAATGTAGTTAAGGTTAATCCAAGACTGGAAAGAATTGAAACTAATTCACAATTTGCCCAGATTATTTCTCCGAGTGAGACAATTGCGATTGTAACCATTAATTTAAAGATTGGTGACGTTGAGGGACTTGTGAACATATGTCTGCCATTTGCTACATTAGAGCCGGTAATGGATAAGCTCAATACCAAATACTGGTTTTCTAATATGCAGGAGAAAGATACTAATACATATGAAGATGCAATTGAGACTGTTATTGATAAGGCAATGATTCCGGTAAAGGCAGTGCTGGGAACATCTAAAATCAGTGTTTCAGACTTTGCGAATCTTCAGATTGGCGATATAATAAGGATTGATAAAAAAGTCGATCAGGAACTGGAAGTGTTTGTTGGAAATATTAAAAAGTTTAAGGCTCTTCCGGGATATTACGAAGATAAATATGCAGTAAGAGTTACAGAAGTAATTAGAAAGGAGAGTGAATAA